The proteins below come from a single Plantactinospora sp. KBS50 genomic window:
- a CDS encoding ABC transporter permease, translated as MTTTTMDRPVAAPARPGGAVTGIGTLLRFMLRRDRIRLPAWTLGLTLLMTYFATALDTIVQTPQDLAGLTAFSGSPAGALFGGPGFGFDDLTVERFLAGQYGLYVAVGAGLMGLLTVVRHTRAEERSGRAELVRANVVGRYAQLTAALLLAAAMAVLVALLIAGTMAGRGFDAGGSLLFGASVGAVALAFAGIAALTVQLSEYPRAAAGMAGAALGAAFVLRGLGDMAAVQGSGPSWLSWLLPIGWSQQTAPYVHDRWWPLAVSLAFAAVTAAAGYLLSGRRDLGAGLVPPRPGAPRAAAWLASPLALAFRLHRAGLIGWTAALLAAGLAYGSFTRPLLDGFRNAPEDMLAIMGGPANLLDGYLAMMGLTMALAVGVYVVLAVHTLRTEETEGRTEPVLATAVGRPAWIGSHIAVTALGVPWLLLVAGLGVGVGAAVSTADAGLIGTVLIGHLAHAPAVWLVLAAAALLYAAAPRALPVVWVVVGYGLIAGYFAAILDLPDIALHLSPFEHVGDYPLEGISGTAVVLLVLLAGVLSGVAALAFRRRDLTGGG; from the coding sequence ATGACCACCACCACGATGGACCGACCGGTCGCCGCACCGGCGCGGCCGGGCGGCGCCGTCACCGGAATCGGCACGCTGCTGCGGTTCATGCTGCGCCGCGACCGGATCCGCCTGCCCGCCTGGACGCTGGGCCTGACGCTGCTGATGACGTACTTCGCCACCGCGCTCGACACGATCGTGCAGACCCCGCAGGACCTGGCCGGCCTGACCGCGTTCTCCGGCAGCCCGGCCGGCGCGCTGTTCGGCGGTCCCGGTTTCGGGTTCGACGACCTGACCGTCGAGCGCTTCCTCGCCGGCCAGTACGGCCTGTACGTGGCGGTCGGCGCCGGGCTGATGGGACTGCTCACGGTGGTGCGGCACACCCGGGCCGAGGAACGCTCCGGCCGCGCCGAGCTGGTCCGGGCCAACGTCGTGGGCCGGTACGCCCAGCTCACCGCCGCGCTGCTGCTGGCCGCCGCGATGGCGGTGCTGGTCGCCCTGCTGATCGCCGGGACGATGGCCGGCCGCGGGTTCGACGCCGGCGGCTCGCTGCTGTTCGGCGCCTCCGTCGGCGCGGTGGCGCTGGCCTTCGCCGGGATCGCCGCGCTCACCGTCCAGCTGTCCGAGTACCCGCGCGCCGCCGCCGGGATGGCCGGCGCCGCGCTGGGTGCCGCATTCGTCCTGCGTGGACTCGGCGACATGGCGGCGGTGCAGGGCAGCGGGCCGTCCTGGCTGTCCTGGCTGTTGCCGATCGGCTGGTCGCAGCAGACCGCGCCGTACGTCCACGACCGCTGGTGGCCGCTGGCGGTCTCGCTGGCCTTCGCGGCGGTCACGGCAGCGGCCGGTTACCTGCTGTCGGGGCGCCGCGACCTCGGCGCCGGCCTGGTGCCGCCGCGTCCGGGCGCGCCCCGGGCCGCCGCCTGGCTGGCCAGCCCGCTCGCGCTCGCGTTCCGGCTGCACCGGGCCGGCCTGATCGGCTGGACCGCGGCGCTGCTGGCCGCCGGCCTGGCGTACGGATCGTTCACCCGGCCGCTGCTGGACGGCTTCCGCAACGCGCCCGAGGACATGCTGGCCATCATGGGCGGCCCGGCGAACCTGCTCGACGGGTACCTCGCCATGATGGGACTGACGATGGCCCTCGCGGTCGGCGTGTACGTGGTGCTCGCCGTGCACACGCTGCGCACCGAGGAGACCGAGGGTCGCACCGAACCCGTGCTGGCCACCGCGGTCGGCCGGCCCGCCTGGATCGGCAGCCACATCGCCGTCACGGCGCTCGGCGTACCCTGGCTGCTGCTCGTCGCCGGCCTCGGCGTCGGTGTCGGAGCGGCGGTGAGCACGGCGGACGCGGGACTGATCGGCACCGTCCTGATCGGACACCTCGCCCACGCGCCGGCGGTCTGGCTGGTCCTCGCCGCCGCCGCGCTGCTCTACGCGGCGGCGCCGCGGGCGCTGCCGGTGGTCTGGGTCGTGGTCGGCTACGGGCTGATCGCCGGCTACTTCGCCGCCATCCTCGACCTGCCGGACATCGCGCTGCACCTGTCGCCGTTCGAGCACGTCGGCGACTACCCGTTGGAGGGGATCAGCGGCACCGCCGTGGTGCTGCTGGTGCTGCTGGCCGGCGTACTGTCCGGGGTGGCGGCGCTCGCGTTCCGCCGCCGTGACCTGACCGGCGGCGGCTGA
- a CDS encoding ABC transporter ATP-binding protein produces MTAAIDMHHIRKSFGRVRALDGLDLRVEPGTVHGFLGPNGAGKSTTIRILLGLLRADAGQARLLGGDPWSDAVRLHRRLAYVPGDVELWPNLTGGAAIDLFARLRGGADPVRRDELCQRFDLDPSRKGRTYSKGNRQKVALIAALASDVELLLLDEPTAGLDPLMEAVFQECIREARDAGRTVLLSSHILAQVEVLADQISIIRQGRIVETGSLTDLRHLTRTSVDAVTDRPADVLAGTAGVHGLRTEHGHLRFEVDGEHLAAVVRRLGDLDVQGLTVRPPTLEQLLLRHYGDRFGADPTEETTTGTTTETAAETAAEAAR; encoded by the coding sequence ATGACCGCTGCCATCGACATGCACCACATCCGTAAGTCCTTCGGCCGGGTCCGCGCCCTGGACGGGCTCGACCTGCGGGTGGAACCCGGCACCGTGCACGGCTTTCTCGGCCCCAACGGCGCCGGCAAGTCCACCACCATCCGGATCCTGCTCGGTCTGCTGCGCGCCGACGCCGGCCAGGCCCGGCTGCTCGGCGGCGACCCGTGGAGCGACGCGGTGCGCCTGCACCGCCGGCTCGCGTACGTGCCCGGCGACGTGGAGCTGTGGCCCAACCTCACCGGCGGCGCGGCGATCGACCTGTTCGCCCGGCTGCGCGGCGGCGCCGACCCGGTCCGCCGCGACGAGCTGTGCCAGCGCTTCGACCTCGACCCGAGCCGGAAGGGCCGCACCTACTCCAAGGGCAACCGGCAGAAGGTCGCCCTGATCGCGGCGCTGGCCAGCGACGTCGAGCTGCTGCTGCTCGACGAGCCCACCGCCGGGCTGGACCCGCTGATGGAGGCGGTGTTCCAGGAGTGCATCCGGGAGGCCAGGGACGCCGGCCGCACCGTGCTGTTGTCCAGCCACATCCTCGCCCAGGTCGAGGTGCTCGCCGACCAGATCTCGATCATCCGGCAGGGCCGGATCGTCGAGACGGGCTCGCTGACCGACCTGCGCCACCTGACCCGTACCTCGGTGGACGCCGTCACCGACCGGCCGGCCGACGTCCTGGCCGGGACGGCCGGGGTGCACGGGCTGCGCACCGAGCACGGCCACCTGCGCTTCGAGGTCGACGGCGAGCACCTCGCGGCGGTGGTACGCCGGCTGGGTGACCTCGACGTGCAGGGGCTGACCGTCCGGCCGCCGACGCTGGAGCAGTTGCTGCTGCGCCACTACGGCGACCGGTTCGGCGCCGACCCGACGGAGGAGACGACGACGGGAACGACGACGGAGACGGCGGCGGAGACCGCGGCGGAGGCGGCGCGATGA
- a CDS encoding TetR/AcrR family transcriptional regulator produces the protein MATGTGGSAGGGGESATVSRIRDAAVARFARDGFGVGLRTVAADAGVTAGLVIHHFGSKDGLRRACDGHVLRILREEKTRALTDGTGAMLLAQMAQVERFAPIVRYLLRSMQAGGELARELVEQLIVDAEQYLSAGEAAGVLRPSRDRAARTRYLAYQNTGSMVLWFTLHGADAEPAEFAGLFRRYVEQLALPALELFTEGLLVDRTMLDEYLMFVPDPPPAGPEDRTAS, from the coding sequence ATGGCGACCGGGACCGGGGGATCCGCGGGCGGCGGCGGGGAGTCCGCCACCGTGAGCCGGATCCGTGACGCCGCCGTCGCGCGGTTCGCCCGGGACGGCTTCGGGGTCGGGCTGCGGACCGTCGCGGCCGACGCCGGCGTGACCGCCGGGCTGGTGATCCATCACTTCGGGTCCAAGGACGGACTGCGCCGCGCCTGCGACGGGCACGTGCTGCGGATCCTGCGCGAGGAGAAGACCAGGGCGCTGACCGACGGCACCGGGGCGATGCTGCTGGCCCAGATGGCGCAGGTGGAGCGGTTCGCCCCGATCGTGCGCTACCTGCTGCGCAGCATGCAGGCCGGCGGCGAGTTGGCGCGCGAGCTGGTCGAGCAGCTGATCGTCGACGCGGAGCAGTACCTGTCGGCGGGCGAGGCCGCCGGGGTGCTGCGGCCCAGTCGGGACCGGGCCGCGCGCACCCGGTATCTGGCCTACCAGAACACCGGCAGCATGGTGCTCTGGTTCACGCTGCACGGCGCGGACGCCGAGCCGGCGGAGTTCGCCGGCCTGTTCCGCCGGTACGTCGAGCAGCTGGCGTTGCCCGCCCTGGAACTGTTCACCGAGGGTCTGCTGGTCGACCGCACGATGCTCGACGAATACCTGATGTTCGTGCCGGACCCGCCGCCGGCCGGCCCGGAGGACCGCACCGCATCCTAG
- a CDS encoding sugar MFS transporter, which produces MSNAAPIAGGTAPPARPLIRPRASLLLLGYLAFVSLGLPDGLLGVGWPSISADFQVPAAAVGLLLTAGTAGYLTSSVIAGFAVARIGIGWLLAGSTALMGLALAGYAGSPVLAVMVGCALVAGLGSGAIDSGLNAYAASAFGPRHMNWIHAFFGLGVAGGPMIMTATLDSGLGWRWGYGTVALAQAGLAVAFMLNVRSWAAGRPAAPAGDAADAGGTGGAVPIGRTLRLPAVWLGALAFAVYVAVEIGAGLWAYTVLTTGRNMGTTAAGMVVTLYWGSLFVGRVVQGFVAERQGTRGVLRASLLGMVVGAGVLAVPGPGWLAAVGLAVLGFAAAPVFPLLTLTTADRVGAAHADRVIGVQIASAGLGGALIPAGIGVLLGWYGPVALGPTLLVLSAVLTALYLLTERRPAAPPPSARAL; this is translated from the coding sequence ATGTCCAACGCGGCCCCGATCGCCGGCGGCACCGCACCGCCGGCCCGCCCGCTCATCCGGCCCCGGGCGTCCCTGCTGCTGCTCGGCTACCTGGCGTTCGTCAGCCTCGGGTTGCCCGACGGCCTGCTCGGGGTGGGCTGGCCGTCGATCTCGGCCGACTTCCAGGTCCCCGCGGCGGCCGTCGGGCTGCTGCTGACCGCCGGCACCGCCGGCTACCTCACCTCCAGCGTGATCGCCGGGTTCGCGGTCGCGCGGATCGGCATCGGCTGGCTGCTGGCCGGCAGCACCGCCCTGATGGGCCTCGCGCTGGCCGGCTACGCCGGATCGCCCGTCCTCGCGGTGATGGTCGGCTGTGCGCTGGTGGCCGGCCTCGGCTCCGGCGCCATCGACAGCGGCCTGAACGCGTACGCCGCATCGGCCTTCGGGCCGCGACACATGAACTGGATCCACGCCTTCTTCGGGTTGGGCGTCGCGGGCGGACCGATGATCATGACGGCGACGCTCGACTCGGGCCTCGGCTGGCGCTGGGGATACGGCACCGTCGCCCTGGCCCAGGCCGGACTCGCCGTGGCGTTCATGCTGAACGTGCGCTCCTGGGCCGCCGGCCGGCCCGCCGCGCCGGCCGGGGACGCGGCGGACGCCGGAGGCACCGGCGGCGCCGTACCGATCGGGCGGACCCTCCGGCTGCCGGCGGTCTGGCTCGGCGCGCTGGCCTTCGCCGTGTACGTCGCCGTCGAGATCGGCGCGGGGCTGTGGGCGTACACGGTGTTGACCACCGGCCGGAACATGGGCACGACGGCGGCCGGGATGGTGGTGACGCTCTACTGGGGCAGCCTCTTCGTCGGCCGGGTCGTGCAGGGCTTCGTCGCCGAGCGCCAGGGCACCCGGGGCGTGCTGCGGGCCAGCCTGCTCGGCATGGTCGTCGGGGCCGGCGTGCTGGCCGTACCCGGGCCGGGCTGGCTGGCCGCGGTCGGCCTGGCGGTGCTCGGCTTCGCCGCCGCCCCGGTCTTCCCGCTGCTCACGCTCACCACGGCGGACCGGGTGGGTGCCGCGCACGCCGACCGGGTGATCGGGGTGCAGATCGCCTCGGCCGGCCTCGGGGGCGCGTTGATCCCGGCCGGGATCGGCGTGCTGCTGGGCTGGTACGGCCCGGTGGCGCTCGGCCCGACCCTGCTGGTGCTCTCCGCGGTGCTGACCGCGCTCTACCTGCTCACCGAACGCCGACCCGCCGCGCCGCCACCCTCCGCACGGGCGCTCTGA
- a CDS encoding DUF2795 domain-containing protein: MERGNSKHGPRVDDQMSREANEQLRHTAGSRAEEWRTPEPAGEDQPEATTAPAGDRRSGAPQGMTSEEVEQRSRLGRFITLAALPGDRLTLRANAEENEAPSDILAELDRLPDDVEYRTINEVWAALGHNTETQRW; encoded by the coding sequence ATGGAACGTGGCAACAGCAAGCACGGACCGCGCGTCGACGACCAGATGAGTCGGGAGGCCAACGAGCAGCTACGGCACACCGCCGGCTCCCGGGCGGAGGAGTGGCGTACCCCGGAGCCGGCCGGCGAGGACCAGCCGGAGGCGACGACGGCGCCGGCGGGTGACCGGCGCAGTGGAGCACCGCAGGGGATGACCTCCGAGGAGGTCGAGCAGCGCAGCCGGCTCGGCCGGTTCATCACCCTCGCCGCGCTGCCCGGCGACCGGCTGACGCTGCGCGCGAACGCCGAGGAGAACGAGGCACCGAGCGACATCCTGGCGGAGTTGGACCGGCTGCCCGACGACGTCGAGTACCGGACCATCAACGAGGTCTGGGCGGCGCTGGGACACAACACCGAGACCCAGCGCTGGTAG
- a CDS encoding aldehyde dehydrogenase, whose amino-acid sequence MYNVQQLVAGAWGAGNGTGEVVVRDPADDTPVATAPTASPEAVAAAVKGARTAATGWAATPAAERAAALHRAADAVEAAADELAAAQTAEMGRPIGTARGGVAAGVATLRQYAELGPVHRGRSLLGAPDAIDVMVPQPRGVVAVLTPWNDPVAVSCGLLGAALVTGNAVVYKPSERTPASGWLLARLLDQHLPSGVLSLLTGDGPVGAALAAAEVDLVAHVGSTATGRAIAATCARTYAKPLLENGGSDPLIVDADVDPQWAAEQAALGAFTNAGQLCVAVERIYVLRDASARFLSALVERADAIRTGPGRDPLTELGPLVDRRQRDHVHGQVSAALADGARALIGAEVPAGPGAFYPATVLSDCTDRMAVMREETFGPVAPVMVVESFDEALSRAASSRYGLAATVLTGSMSRAQRAWRELPVGTVKINAVFGGAPGGAAQPRRGSGDGFGYGPELLDEMTVTKVVHLGAPGGQSTGW is encoded by the coding sequence ATGTACAACGTACAGCAGCTCGTAGCGGGTGCCTGGGGCGCCGGGAACGGAACGGGCGAGGTCGTGGTGCGGGACCCGGCCGACGACACGCCGGTGGCCACGGCGCCGACGGCCAGCCCGGAGGCGGTGGCCGCCGCGGTGAAGGGCGCCCGGACGGCCGCGACCGGCTGGGCGGCCACCCCGGCCGCCGAGCGCGCCGCCGCGCTGCACCGGGCGGCCGACGCGGTGGAGGCCGCGGCCGACGAACTCGCGGCCGCGCAGACCGCCGAGATGGGCCGGCCGATCGGCACCGCCCGCGGCGGGGTGGCCGCCGGCGTGGCGACGCTGCGCCAGTACGCCGAACTCGGCCCGGTGCACCGGGGCCGGTCGCTGCTGGGCGCGCCGGACGCGATCGACGTGATGGTGCCGCAGCCCCGGGGCGTGGTGGCCGTGCTCACCCCGTGGAACGACCCGGTGGCCGTCTCCTGCGGCCTGTTGGGCGCCGCCCTGGTCACCGGCAACGCGGTGGTGTACAAGCCCAGCGAGCGGACCCCGGCGAGCGGCTGGCTGCTGGCCCGGCTGCTGGACCAGCACCTGCCCTCCGGCGTGCTGTCGCTGCTGACCGGCGACGGCCCGGTCGGCGCCGCGCTGGCCGCCGCCGAGGTGGACCTGGTGGCCCACGTGGGCTCCACCGCCACCGGGCGGGCCATCGCGGCCACCTGCGCCCGCACGTACGCCAAGCCGTTGCTGGAGAACGGCGGCAGCGACCCGCTGATCGTGGACGCCGACGTGGACCCGCAGTGGGCGGCCGAACAGGCCGCGCTCGGCGCCTTCACCAACGCCGGGCAGCTCTGTGTCGCGGTGGAACGGATCTACGTGCTGCGCGACGCGTCGGCCCGGTTCCTGAGCGCCCTCGTGGAGCGGGCCGACGCCATCAGGACGGGACCGGGCCGGGATCCGCTGACCGAGCTGGGTCCGCTGGTCGACCGGCGCCAGCGCGACCACGTACACGGTCAGGTCAGCGCGGCGCTCGCCGACGGTGCGCGGGCGCTCATCGGTGCCGAGGTGCCGGCCGGCCCCGGCGCGTTCTACCCGGCCACCGTGCTGAGCGACTGCACGGACCGGATGGCGGTGATGCGGGAGGAGACGTTCGGCCCGGTGGCCCCGGTGATGGTGGTCGAGTCCTTCGACGAGGCGCTGTCCCGGGCGGCCAGTTCGCGGTACGGCCTCGCGGCGACCGTGCTGACCGGCTCGATGTCCCGGGCGCAACGCGCCTGGCGGGAGTTGCCGGTCGGCACCGTGAAGATCAACGCGGTCTTCGGCGGTGCCCCGGGCGGTGCCGCGCAGCCGCGCCGCGGCAGCGGGGACGGCTTCGGGTACGGCCCCGAGCTGCTGGACGAGATGACCGTCACCAAGGTGGTGCACCTGGGCGCCCCGGGCGGGCAGTCGACCGGCTGGTGA
- a CDS encoding glycosyltransferase, whose product MNILLWHVHGSWTTAFVQGKHRYLVPVTPDRGPYGLGRARTYPWPDTAIEVTPDELADEDVDLVVLQRPEELELAARWLRRRPGRDLPAVYVEHNTPKGDVPVSRHPVADRDDLLLVHVTHFNDLFWDAGGTRSTVVEHGIVPPAASWTGELDRIGVVVNEPVRRGRVTGTDLLPRFAELAPLDVYGMGVAGLPAHLGLADRITPYDDPPQDRMHAELARRRLYLHPCRWTSLGLSLIEAMTMGMPVLALAVTEAVVAVPPEAGVLSTRVGDLVEAARWLLDEPAQARRLGERARAAARTRYGLDRFLADWDRLLEEELCASR is encoded by the coding sequence GTGAACATCCTGCTCTGGCACGTGCACGGCTCCTGGACCACGGCGTTCGTCCAGGGCAAGCACCGCTACCTGGTGCCGGTGACGCCGGACCGCGGCCCGTACGGGCTGGGCCGGGCGCGGACGTACCCGTGGCCCGACACGGCGATCGAGGTGACCCCTGACGAACTCGCGGACGAGGACGTGGACCTCGTCGTGCTGCAACGGCCGGAGGAACTGGAACTGGCCGCGCGGTGGCTGCGCCGCCGGCCCGGCCGGGACCTGCCGGCGGTCTACGTGGAACACAACACCCCCAAGGGGGACGTGCCGGTCTCCCGGCACCCGGTGGCCGACCGGGACGACCTGCTGCTGGTGCACGTCACGCACTTCAACGACCTGTTCTGGGACGCCGGCGGGACCCGCAGCACGGTCGTGGAGCACGGCATCGTGCCGCCGGCCGCGAGCTGGACCGGCGAGCTGGACCGGATCGGCGTGGTGGTGAACGAACCGGTCCGGCGCGGCCGGGTGACCGGGACCGACCTGCTGCCCCGGTTCGCCGAGCTGGCCCCGCTGGACGTGTACGGCATGGGGGTGGCCGGCCTGCCCGCGCATCTGGGCCTGGCCGACCGGATCACCCCGTACGACGATCCGCCGCAGGACCGGATGCACGCCGAGCTGGCCCGGCGCCGGCTCTACCTGCACCCGTGCCGGTGGACCTCGCTGGGGCTCAGCCTCATCGAGGCGATGACGATGGGGATGCCGGTGCTGGCGTTGGCGGTCACCGAGGCGGTGGTGGCGGTCCCGCCGGAGGCCGGCGTGCTCTCCACCCGGGTCGGTGACCTGGTGGAGGCCGCCCGGTGGCTGCTGGACGAGCCGGCGCAGGCCCGCCGGCTCGGCGAGCGGGCCCGGGCGGCGGCCCGCACCCGGTACGGCCTGGACCGGTTCCTGGCCGACTGGGACCGGCTGCTGGAGGAGGAGCTATGCGCATCGCGATGA
- a CDS encoding glycosyltransferase has protein sequence MRIAMISEHASPLAVLGGEDAGGQNTHVAELATALAAAGHDVRVYTRRDDPALPAVAPVRPGVTVVHVPAGPAAPMAKDDLLPHMAEFSRWLTAAWGGDWRPEVVHAHFWMSGLAGITAGRHRGVPVVLTYHALGSVKRRHQGAQDTSPPGRIGYERALGRAVDRVIVQSRDEVRELTLLGVPRARLSVVPSGVNLSAFGPTGPAAPRDPGRPRLLSVGRLVERKGFQDVIEAMRLVPDAECLIIGGPPADLLDTDPQARRLAELIDRHGLADRVRLLGAVPRERMPYWYRSADLLVAAPWYEPFGLTPLEAMACGVPVVGTAVGGLTDTVVPGLTGDLVPARDPAALGGAIARLLADRVRRHAYVTAALDRARTRYSWQRTADELGDVYASVGRVREPSRVGA, from the coding sequence ATGCGCATCGCGATGATCTCGGAGCACGCCAGCCCGCTCGCGGTGCTGGGTGGCGAGGACGCGGGTGGGCAGAACACCCACGTGGCCGAGCTGGCCACGGCGCTCGCCGCGGCCGGGCACGACGTGCGGGTGTACACCCGCCGGGACGACCCGGCGCTGCCCGCGGTGGCGCCGGTCCGTCCGGGTGTCACGGTGGTGCACGTGCCGGCCGGACCCGCGGCGCCGATGGCCAAGGACGACCTGCTGCCGCACATGGCGGAGTTCAGCCGGTGGCTGACCGCGGCCTGGGGCGGGGACTGGCGGCCGGAGGTGGTGCACGCGCACTTCTGGATGAGCGGCCTGGCCGGGATCACCGCGGGGCGCCACCGCGGCGTGCCGGTGGTGCTCACCTACCACGCGCTGGGCAGCGTGAAGCGCCGGCACCAGGGCGCGCAGGACACCAGCCCGCCGGGGCGGATCGGCTACGAGCGGGCGCTGGGCCGCGCGGTCGACCGGGTGATCGTGCAGAGCCGCGACGAGGTACGGGAGCTGACCCTGCTCGGCGTGCCGCGCGCCCGGCTGAGCGTGGTCCCGTCCGGGGTCAACCTGTCGGCGTTCGGGCCGACCGGCCCGGCCGCGCCCCGGGATCCGGGCCGGCCCCGGCTGCTCAGCGTCGGCCGGCTGGTCGAGCGCAAGGGCTTCCAGGACGTCATCGAGGCGATGCGGCTGGTCCCGGACGCCGAGTGCCTGATCATCGGCGGTCCGCCGGCCGACCTGCTGGACACCGATCCGCAGGCCCGGCGGCTGGCCGAGCTGATCGACCGGCACGGGCTGGCCGACCGGGTCCGGCTGCTCGGCGCGGTGCCCCGGGAACGGATGCCGTACTGGTACCGCTCCGCGGACCTGCTGGTGGCCGCGCCCTGGTACGAACCGTTCGGGCTCACCCCGCTGGAGGCGATGGCCTGCGGTGTACCGGTGGTGGGCACGGCGGTCGGCGGGCTCACCGACACGGTCGTGCCCGGACTCACCGGTGATCTCGTACCGGCGCGCGACCCGGCGGCCCTGGGCGGTGCGATCGCCCGGCTGCTCGCCGACCGGGTACGCCGGCACGCCTACGTCACCGCGGCGCTGGACCGGGCGCGGACCCGGTATTCCTGGCAGCGCACGGCGGACGAGCTCGGCGACGTGTACGCGAGCGTGGGCCGGGTGCGCGAACCCAGCCGGGTGGGCGCATGA
- a CDS encoding SIS domain-containing protein codes for MSDAAGVLDNHLAGLAGTLLPYRKVAARLGQWGGELAWRLGHGGRLLVAGNGGSAAEAQHLAAELVGKLRGDRVPLSAIVLGGDPCGLTALGNDYGFPEVFARQVRAHGRPEDVLLLMSTSGRSANLISASRAGAEIGMRCWAFTGPAPNPLADTCADVLAVPSSDPQVVQELHLVSVHVLCDYLEEALLTVLGPAGCAAPAIRPGPPAAAGPDRPAVAGPDLLGAGPNLPAADPDLLDADADLPAADPDLPAATPVPPDAEPVVPPAGVEVTVADVSDGTGPVR; via the coding sequence ATGTCCGACGCGGCCGGCGTGCTGGACAACCACCTCGCCGGCCTCGCGGGCACGCTGCTGCCGTACCGGAAGGTGGCGGCCCGGCTCGGCCAGTGGGGCGGCGAACTGGCCTGGCGCCTGGGCCACGGCGGGCGGCTGCTGGTGGCCGGCAACGGGGGCAGCGCCGCCGAGGCGCAGCACCTGGCCGCCGAGCTGGTGGGCAAGCTGCGCGGCGACCGGGTGCCGCTGTCGGCGATCGTGCTCGGCGGCGATCCGTGCGGGCTGACGGCGCTGGGCAACGACTACGGCTTCCCGGAGGTCTTCGCCCGGCAGGTACGGGCGCACGGCCGCCCCGAGGACGTGCTGCTGCTGATGTCGACCAGCGGGCGCAGCGCCAACCTGATCAGCGCGTCCCGTGCCGGGGCCGAGATCGGCATGCGGTGCTGGGCGTTCACCGGCCCGGCCCCCAACCCGCTCGCCGACACCTGCGCCGACGTGCTCGCCGTGCCGTCGTCGGATCCGCAGGTGGTGCAGGAACTGCACCTGGTCTCCGTGCACGTGCTCTGCGACTACCTGGAGGAGGCGCTGCTCACCGTGCTCGGCCCCGCGGGCTGCGCGGCGCCGGCGATCCGGCCCGGCCCGCCGGCGGCGGCCGGCCCGGACCGCCCGGCGGTGGCCGGCCCGGACCTGCTGGGCGCCGGCCCGAACCTGCCGGCCGCCGACCCGGACCTGCTGGACGCCGACGCGGACCTGCCGGCCGCCGATCCGGACCTGCCGGCCGCGACCCCGGTACCGCCGGACGCGGAACCGGTCGTCCCGCCGGCCGGGGTCGAGGTGACCGTGGCGGACGTGTCCGACGGAACGGGTCCGGTCCGGTGA
- a CDS encoding SDR family oxidoreductase, translating into MTGAAPPSGPSVLVTGGSSGLGAAVVAGVLSAGGRPCVLDRQPPADGLPFVRCDLADTRAAEAATRQIAEQVGGLDGLVTAAGMDVPGRLTQVPAETWERVVTVDLLATAAVIRAALPYLERSAGRIVTVASTLGVKAVSDATAYCAAKFGVVGFTRALAAELSGTVGVTLLVPGGMRTAFFDERDPQYRPGPDARLSDPDHVAKAVLFALGQPPGCSIREMVVCADEETSYP; encoded by the coding sequence ATGACCGGCGCGGCGCCGCCCAGCGGGCCGTCGGTGCTGGTGACCGGCGGGTCCAGCGGACTCGGCGCGGCGGTGGTGGCCGGCGTGCTGTCCGCCGGTGGCCGCCCGTGCGTGCTGGACCGCCAGCCACCGGCCGACGGCCTGCCGTTCGTGCGGTGCGACCTGGCCGACACCCGGGCCGCCGAGGCGGCCACCCGGCAGATCGCCGAGCAGGTGGGCGGGCTGGACGGGCTGGTCACGGCGGCCGGGATGGACGTGCCCGGCCGGTTGACGCAGGTGCCGGCCGAGACCTGGGAACGGGTCGTGACGGTGGATCTGCTGGCCACCGCCGCGGTGATCCGGGCGGCCCTGCCGTACCTGGAACGCTCGGCCGGCCGGATCGTCACGGTCGCCTCCACCCTCGGGGTCAAGGCGGTCAGCGACGCCACCGCGTACTGCGCGGCCAAGTTCGGGGTGGTCGGCTTCACCCGGGCGCTCGCCGCCGAACTCTCCGGCACGGTCGGGGTGACCCTGCTGGTGCCCGGCGGCATGCGGACCGCCTTCTTCGACGAGCGCGACCCGCAGTACCGGCCGGGTCCGGACGCGCGGCTCAGCGACCCGGACCACGTGGCCAAGGCGGTGCTGTTCGCGCTGGGCCAGCCGCCGGGCTGCTCGATCCGGGAGATGGTGGTCTGCGCCGACGAGGAGACCTCGTACCCGTGA